A stretch of Pseudoprevotella muciniphila DNA encodes these proteins:
- the pdxB gene encoding 4-phosphoerythronate dehydrogenase PdxB yields MKIVIDNAIPYIRGAAELLGECVYLSGSEISASDVKDADALIIRTRTHCDKALLEGSSVKFIATATIGYDHLDTAYLDEVGIGWTNCPGCNAASVAQYVESAMLQLSTEGVISLADCTVGVVGVGHVGSLVAARLSALGCSVLKNDPPRQEREGGYFVSLADIQQAADIITFHTPLTTTGPHPTHHLASNAFMRGLKKRPLIINTSRGEVVDTTALKTAISEGLIRQAVIDTWENEPHIDRELLAKVCIGTPHIAGYSADGKANGTRMALQAVAKFFGIEKEFDIQPPELPEGTITASDPVERKLQFYNPLRDSEALKKNPTLFEQLRSNYPLRREYIPMINQ; encoded by the coding sequence GAGATCTCTGCATCTGACGTGAAAGATGCCGATGCGCTCATTATCCGCACAAGAACACACTGCGACAAGGCACTTTTAGAAGGTTCGTCAGTCAAGTTCATTGCCACTGCCACCATCGGCTACGACCACCTCGACACAGCCTATCTCGACGAGGTGGGCATCGGCTGGACCAACTGCCCGGGCTGCAACGCTGCGAGTGTGGCACAGTATGTGGAAAGCGCCATGCTGCAACTGTCGACGGAAGGCGTCATCAGTCTGGCAGATTGCACAGTGGGCGTCGTCGGAGTGGGACACGTGGGGAGTCTTGTGGCTGCACGACTGTCTGCACTGGGATGCAGTGTACTGAAGAACGACCCACCTCGGCAAGAGCGCGAAGGCGGCTATTTCGTCAGTCTGGCAGACATACAGCAGGCAGCAGACATCATCACGTTCCACACCCCTCTAACCACCACTGGTCCACATCCCACGCACCATCTCGCATCAAATGCCTTCATGCGCGGACTGAAGAAGCGCCCCTTAATCATCAACACCAGCCGAGGAGAAGTGGTGGACACTACGGCACTTAAGACAGCCATCAGCGAAGGGCTCATCCGCCAAGCCGTCATCGACACTTGGGAAAATGAGCCACACATCGACCGCGAACTCCTCGCCAAAGTCTGCATCGGTACGCCCCACATTGCGGGCTATAGTGCTGATGGAAAAGCCAACGGAACAAGAATGGCGCTGCAAGCCGTAGCAAAGTTCTTCGGCATAGAGAAAGAATTCGACATACAGCCACCAGAACTGCCCGAAGGCACCATAACTGCCAGCGACCCCGTGGAGCGGAAACTGCAATTCTACAACCCCCTGCGCGACAGCGAGGCATTGAAAAAAAACCCTACTCTCTTTGAACAACTGCGTTCCAACTATCCCCTACGAAGGGAATATATACCAATGATAAATCAATAA
- a CDS encoding aspartate-semialdehyde dehydrogenase, with protein sequence MKVAIVGASGAVGQEFLRILAEREFPIDELLLFGSKRSAGRTYSFRGKDITVKELQHNDDFKGVDIAFTSAGGGTSQEFAETITKYGAVMIDNSSAFRMDADVPLVVPECNAEDALNRPRGIIANPNCTTIMMVVALQAIERLSHIKKVHIASYQSASGAGAAAMAELDDQYRQALAGEEVTVSKFPHQLAYNVIPQIDVFTENGYTKEEMKMYNETKKIMHSDVVTSAMCVRVPSLRSHSESIWVETERPVSVEEARDAFAKGEGLTLMDDPSKGIYPMPLFLAGKDDVYVGRIRKDLANPNGLTFWIVSDQIRKGAALNAVQIAEYLIKVGNVKG encoded by the coding sequence ATGAAAGTAGCAATTGTTGGTGCCAGTGGCGCCGTAGGACAAGAATTTTTGCGCATCCTCGCGGAGCGTGAGTTTCCAATCGATGAATTGTTGCTCTTTGGCAGCAAACGCAGCGCAGGAAGAACATATAGTTTCCGTGGTAAGGACATCACGGTAAAGGAACTTCAGCATAACGACGACTTCAAAGGTGTTGACATAGCATTTACCTCTGCTGGTGGCGGCACGTCTCAGGAGTTTGCCGAAACGATTACTAAATATGGTGCGGTGATGATTGACAATTCGAGTGCATTCCGCATGGATGCCGATGTTCCTCTCGTGGTGCCCGAATGTAATGCGGAAGATGCCCTGAACCGCCCTCGTGGCATCATTGCCAACCCTAACTGCACCACTATCATGATGGTGGTGGCACTGCAAGCCATAGAGCGGCTGAGCCATATAAAGAAAGTGCACATTGCAAGTTATCAGAGTGCGAGCGGTGCCGGTGCTGCTGCCATGGCGGAACTTGATGATCAATATCGTCAGGCGCTTGCGGGCGAAGAGGTAACGGTCAGCAAATTCCCACACCAGTTGGCTTACAACGTGATACCCCAAATCGACGTTTTCACCGAGAATGGCTATACGAAGGAAGAGATGAAAATGTACAACGAGACGAAGAAAATTATGCACAGCGACGTCGTTACAAGTGCGATGTGTGTGCGTGTTCCTTCCCTTCGTAGCCACAGCGAGAGCATTTGGGTGGAAACAGAGCGCCCCGTCAGTGTGGAAGAAGCACGTGATGCTTTTGCAAAAGGAGAAGGACTTACACTCATGGATGATCCTTCAAAAGGTATTTATCCCATGCCGCTTTTCTTGGCAGGAAAGGACGATGTCTATGTGGGCCGTATCCGCAAGGATCTCGCCAATCCTAACGGACTGACCTTCTGGATTGTGAGCGACCAAATCCGCAAGGGTGCTGCACTCAATGCCGTTCAGATTGCAGAATACCTTATTAAGGTCGGCAATGTGAAAGGCTGA
- a CDS encoding cation:proton antiporter, whose protein sequence is MPIQDPTWTFFIVLSVILFAPMLMHRLRIPSIVGMIIAGVLIGKYGFNILERDDSFKLFGKVGVYYIMFLASLEMNMQDVKSIQKQYLTLGLLSFLFPVLLGFTANYYIMGYGIMAAVLMAAMYASHTLISYPIVMRYGIARRKSVSIATGGTIVADVLTLLVLAGVTGMLDEDASNLHMLYLALKVMVVGATILFIFPRVGQWVFRRYDEVVVQYIFVLSMVFLGAGLMEIAGIEGILGAFLVGIALNRLIPPSSPLMSHIEFIGNSIFIPYFLIGVGMMINIQTFMDYRQTLPLAAIMIIVATMGKWLAAFATQKAFHLSRNDRKLMFGLTSSRAAATLAVVLAGYELKVVDDTVLNATMLLILFTCIISSFATEHTARDIALNEKDTIEEVGDKDQILVALSNPETVQPLMNAALMLRSKRDGTQISAVAVVLENDSARRTQTAKQLEQAKKIAAAANVGINTYNRWAVNITTGIYHTMMEIGSSELLIGLHQKTRLSDSFFGKFTSDILASVQQQVVVFRPIVPLNTMRRIHLLVPKRAEFERGFQHWLNRVAGLAEQLSCTVEAYATPPTIKAMEDYCAKHKLRIVLETHDYNTWNDLSPIVHRTRPDHLFIVVMARFASLSYHKYMERIPDQVERYFSTRNLIIIFPDQFAGDTTTSTIRSGVPINVR, encoded by the coding sequence TTGCCCATACAAGACCCCACGTGGACGTTCTTTATAGTTTTGAGCGTCATTCTCTTCGCCCCAATGCTGATGCATCGGCTGCGGATACCGTCCATTGTGGGTATGATTATTGCAGGCGTACTGATAGGTAAGTATGGATTCAATATCCTGGAGCGCGATGACAGTTTCAAACTCTTCGGAAAGGTGGGTGTGTACTACATCATGTTCCTCGCATCGCTTGAGATGAACATGCAGGACGTAAAGTCCATACAGAAACAATACCTTACCCTGGGCTTGCTATCATTCCTGTTCCCCGTTTTGCTGGGATTCACAGCCAACTACTATATCATGGGCTACGGCATCATGGCAGCCGTACTCATGGCAGCCATGTATGCTTCGCACACATTGATTTCCTACCCCATCGTGATGCGCTATGGCATAGCGCGAAGAAAGAGTGTGAGCATAGCCACGGGCGGCACCATAGTGGCAGACGTGCTGACACTTCTTGTACTCGCCGGTGTTACAGGAATGCTCGACGAAGACGCATCCAACCTACACATGCTCTACCTGGCATTGAAAGTCATGGTAGTGGGTGCAACCATACTCTTCATCTTCCCAAGAGTGGGACAATGGGTGTTTAGGAGATACGATGAAGTGGTTGTGCAGTACATCTTCGTGCTTTCTATGGTTTTCCTCGGGGCAGGATTGATGGAAATAGCAGGCATCGAAGGCATACTCGGCGCCTTTCTTGTGGGTATTGCGCTCAACAGACTTATACCACCTTCTTCGCCATTGATGAGCCATATCGAATTCATCGGGAACAGCATCTTTATACCCTATTTTCTTATCGGTGTGGGCATGATGATCAATATCCAGACATTCATGGACTACCGCCAAACTTTGCCGTTAGCGGCAATAATGATTATAGTGGCAACTATGGGAAAATGGCTCGCGGCATTCGCCACTCAAAAAGCCTTCCACCTGTCCAGGAACGACAGAAAACTCATGTTCGGACTCACATCGAGCAGGGCTGCGGCAACGCTCGCCGTCGTGCTCGCGGGTTACGAACTCAAGGTGGTGGACGACACCGTGCTCAACGCCACAATGCTACTCATCCTCTTCACTTGTATCATCAGTTCATTTGCCACAGAACATACCGCAAGAGACATCGCACTGAACGAGAAAGACACCATCGAAGAAGTGGGCGACAAAGACCAAATTCTCGTGGCACTATCGAACCCCGAAACAGTGCAACCGCTCATGAATGCCGCACTTATGTTGCGCTCTAAACGCGACGGAACCCAAATCAGTGCCGTGGCTGTGGTGCTCGAAAACGACAGCGCAAGAAGAACCCAAACCGCAAAGCAATTAGAACAAGCGAAGAAAATAGCGGCTGCAGCAAATGTGGGTATCAATACATATAACCGATGGGCGGTAAACATCACAACAGGAATCTACCATACGATGATGGAAATCGGATCAAGTGAACTACTCATCGGACTACACCAGAAGACAAGGCTCTCTGACAGTTTCTTCGGAAAATTTACATCAGACATACTTGCGTCAGTGCAGCAACAAGTAGTGGTATTCCGACCCATTGTGCCGCTCAACACGATGAGGAGAATACATTTACTTGTCCCGAAACGCGCAGAATTTGAACGCGGATTCCAACACTGGCTCAACCGAGTGGCAGGACTCGCGGAACAACTCAGTTGCACAGTTGAAGCCTATGCCACACCGCCCACAATAAAAGCAATGGAAGACTATTGCGCCAAACACAAACTGCGCATTGTACTCGAAACTCACGACTACAACACATGGAACGACTTAAGCCCTATCGTCCATCGCACACGACCCGACCACCTCTTCATCGTGGTAATGGCACGCTTCGCCTCCCTATCCTACCACAAGTACATGGAGCGCATACCCGACCAAGTGGAACGCTATTTCTCTACGCGCAACCTCATCATCATCTTCCCCGACCAATTCGCTGGCGACACGACCACTTCTACCATACGAAGCGGTGTGCCCATCAACGTAAGATAA
- a CDS encoding alpha/beta hydrolase, producing the protein MYRKILLALLLLTTLSCKSENSNTVKTQEDTIGVQNDTAGVQSNTDSVQSNTNSVQNDSDIVPVNTIKVHSAAMKRDIACVVILPDNYNTANKYPTVYLLHGYGDDETGWITRQPRLTQLSTQLQMIIVCPNGERSWYFDSPINPKMRFETFISNELVNYIDNHYSTFREPSKRAITGLSMGGHGAMWNAIRHQDVFGWCGTMSGGVDIRPFPTRWEISKALGNYNTNKQTWENHTVINQVDKIRPGLGIIIDCGTEDFFFKVNQNLHQALTQRKIPHNYSTRPGNHSWNYWNVSIIYHLNFFSKGFGNLKVQKSAKAA; encoded by the coding sequence ATGTACAGAAAAATTCTCCTCGCACTCTTGTTGCTAACCACATTATCGTGCAAATCAGAAAACAGCAACACCGTCAAAACACAAGAGGACACCATCGGTGTACAAAATGACACCGCCGGCGTACAAAGCAATACTGACAGTGTACAAAGTAATACCAACAGTGTACAAAACGATAGCGACATTGTTCCAGTTAACACCATCAAGGTACACAGTGCGGCAATGAAACGCGACATAGCCTGCGTAGTAATTCTGCCCGATAATTACAACACAGCCAACAAATATCCCACGGTGTATCTGCTCCATGGGTATGGCGATGATGAAACTGGATGGATAACCAGACAACCGCGCCTCACCCAACTAAGCACACAACTGCAAATGATTATTGTATGCCCTAACGGAGAAAGGTCGTGGTATTTTGACAGCCCCATCAATCCGAAAATGCGCTTCGAAACTTTCATCTCTAACGAACTCGTCAATTACATCGACAACCACTATTCCACCTTCCGCGAACCAAGCAAGCGCGCCATCACAGGACTAAGCATGGGCGGACACGGTGCCATGTGGAACGCCATACGCCATCAGGACGTGTTCGGTTGGTGCGGCACAATGTCGGGGGGAGTGGACATAAGACCTTTCCCAACCCGATGGGAAATCAGCAAAGCACTCGGCAACTATAATACCAACAAGCAAACGTGGGAGAACCACACTGTTATCAATCAAGTGGACAAAATACGTCCCGGACTGGGCATCATCATCGACTGCGGAACAGAAGACTTCTTTTTCAAGGTGAACCAAAACCTGCATCAAGCACTTACGCAGCGCAAGATTCCCCACAACTACTCCACCCGCCCCGGCAATCACAGTTGGAATTATTGGAACGTATCAATAATCTATCATCTGAACTTCTTCAGCAAAGGATTTGGCAACCTCAAGGTTCAGAAATCAGCCAAGGCTGCCTGA
- a CDS encoding dockerin type I repeat-containing protein: MKYRFYFVISIFLMISNAAISQNAIDTLNQEKTIYQFLTARSFSETGLVRANGRVSGTATSYVHTKMVDMQGVKKLLLHNKLASETATTLYPVVVWYAEDSLTVVGSYEALRGEKDYEISVPSSARYAIINSLKTFALQTTRLVCHADYKCQNNAPDIVYVSSQCGNDGNDGLTAAAPVLSINQANRILSPRGTLVMLDGDYYSPEIDLANYEGLIGQGNVRIINGFKIDNANLVDTVKTLYSIKLPFSVPSTSFLWLHEVPDTITRIKENERHFLHGGRKYRMPSTRIYHSDENYENWQNSDSILHWTVSNGTLYFTVPRETDLSATPVVVPRYDVYSSSENHITINNIKILYSCLLLNNLTGSLENVSVGMCNATGAFNFAGCKTMDVISCEAFGSSNDGFNTHASVENNSEISFENCYGHDNSDDGESCHEYSKSHHLGGLFEYNGNGITPASGGQTSCKETITRNNGPWYLWTGTNREGTGFSAQGISSTETETAIFCRNCISINNIVGFNAIRGGISYAINCSATNNSKFNFLNIQNFQVGDVDGNGVVNVSDITTLVNYILGNTSNSFINDIADIDKNNRLDVNDVVGLLNIILQERP; this comes from the coding sequence ATGAAATACCGTTTTTACTTTGTAATATCTATATTCTTGATGATTTCAAATGCAGCAATATCTCAAAACGCTATTGATACTTTAAATCAAGAAAAAACCATCTATCAATTTCTTACAGCCAGATCGTTTTCTGAAACAGGTCTTGTCAGAGCAAATGGTCGAGTCAGTGGTACAGCAACATCTTATGTGCATACCAAAATGGTGGATATGCAAGGAGTGAAAAAACTCCTTCTCCACAATAAATTGGCTTCCGAAACTGCAACTACTCTTTACCCCGTCGTTGTTTGGTATGCGGAGGATAGTTTAACTGTTGTGGGTAGTTACGAGGCGCTTCGAGGAGAAAAAGACTATGAAATAAGTGTGCCAAGTAGTGCAAGATATGCCATAATCAATTCTTTAAAAACTTTCGCTCTCCAAACGACGCGATTAGTCTGTCACGCAGACTATAAATGCCAAAATAATGCACCTGATATAGTATATGTTTCATCGCAATGCGGCAACGACGGAAATGATGGTCTTACTGCAGCAGCACCTGTTTTATCAATAAATCAAGCCAACAGGATACTATCTCCAAGAGGTACACTTGTAATGTTGGATGGAGATTATTATAGTCCTGAAATTGACTTGGCAAATTATGAAGGTTTGATAGGACAAGGCAATGTAAGAATTATCAATGGATTCAAGATAGACAATGCAAATTTAGTTGATACCGTAAAAACACTGTATAGTATAAAGTTACCTTTCTCTGTTCCAAGTACATCTTTCCTTTGGTTACATGAAGTACCGGATACAATAACAAGGATAAAAGAAAATGAGAGACATTTTTTGCATGGTGGCAGAAAATACAGAATGCCATCGACAAGAATATATCATTCCGATGAAAATTACGAAAATTGGCAAAATTCAGATAGCATATTACATTGGACTGTTTCAAACGGTACACTCTATTTTACTGTGCCTCGAGAGACAGATTTGTCTGCAACGCCTGTAGTCGTTCCTCGTTACGATGTGTACTCTTCTTCAGAAAATCACATAACTATTAATAACATAAAAATATTATACTCGTGCCTTCTTCTTAATAATTTGACAGGAAGCCTTGAAAATGTATCTGTTGGTATGTGTAATGCTACAGGTGCATTTAATTTTGCAGGATGCAAAACTATGGATGTCATTTCATGCGAAGCCTTTGGCTCATCTAATGATGGATTTAATACTCATGCATCGGTAGAAAATAATAGCGAAATTAGTTTCGAAAACTGCTATGGTCATGACAATAGCGATGATGGAGAGAGTTGCCATGAATACAGCAAAAGCCATCATTTAGGAGGTTTGTTTGAATACAATGGAAATGGGATTACACCTGCATCAGGTGGCCAAACCTCATGCAAAGAAACAATAACAAGAAATAATGGTCCATGGTATCTTTGGACAGGTACCAACCGTGAAGGTACAGGCTTTTCAGCACAAGGTATATCCTCCACTGAAACAGAAACAGCCATATTTTGTAGAAACTGCATTTCAATCAACAACATTGTGGGATTCAATGCCATCAGAGGAGGTATCAGTTATGCAATAAACTGTTCTGCAACCAACAACTCGAAGTTTAATTTTCTGAATATTCAAAACTTTCAAGTCGGTGATGTTGATGGTAATGGAGTCGTTAATGTTTCGGACATAACAACTTTGGTGAATTATATCCTTGGAAATACATCAAATTCTTTTATAAATGACATTGCAGATATTGACAAAAACAATCGTTTGGATGTTAATGACGTTGTAGGTTTGTTAAATATTATCTTGCAAGAACGTCCGTGA
- the surE gene encoding 5'/3'-nucleotidase SurE produces the protein MKRNRPFFLISNDDGYTAKGINELIDTLRPLADLLVVAPERSRSGMGCAITADVPITCELVRKERGLKVYVCSGTPADCIKLAHAHLLKGRRPDLVLAGINHGDNSSVNAHYSGTMGAVYEGALHGYPSMAFSLCDFNPDADFTPLRPYIIDLVFKAITVGLPHFSCLNVNFPKCEKFKGTKVCRMAYTQWDNEFTKAKRPQGGTVYWLTGDRRDIGEPQEDTDSWALAHGYVAITPVTLDVTSYGLLEILNNVL, from the coding sequence ATGAAGCGAAACAGACCTTTTTTTCTGATTTCTAACGATGATGGCTACACAGCCAAGGGCATCAACGAACTCATTGACACGCTCCGCCCATTGGCGGACCTTCTCGTGGTGGCACCGGAACGTTCGCGGTCGGGTATGGGTTGTGCCATTACTGCCGATGTGCCCATAACATGTGAACTCGTCAGAAAAGAGCGCGGATTGAAGGTTTATGTTTGTTCCGGCACTCCTGCCGACTGCATAAAACTGGCTCATGCGCATCTGCTCAAGGGGCGTCGCCCCGACCTTGTGCTGGCTGGCATCAACCATGGCGACAATTCGTCGGTCAATGCGCATTATAGTGGGACTATGGGGGCTGTTTATGAAGGTGCGCTCCATGGCTATCCTTCCATGGCATTCTCGTTATGCGACTTCAATCCAGATGCTGATTTTACACCATTGCGTCCATACATCATCGACCTTGTTTTCAAGGCAATAACTGTTGGTTTGCCGCATTTTTCCTGCCTGAATGTGAACTTTCCTAAATGTGAAAAGTTTAAGGGTACGAAGGTATGCAGAATGGCATATACGCAGTGGGACAATGAATTCACTAAGGCTAAACGGCCGCAAGGAGGGACTGTCTATTGGCTCACAGGAGACAGGCGTGACATCGGTGAGCCGCAGGAGGATACCGACAGTTGGGCACTCGCTCATGGATATGTGGCAATAACGCCCGTAACGCTTGACGTTACATCGTACGGATTGCTTGAAATCCTAAACAATGTGCTCTGA
- a CDS encoding ABC transporter ATP-binding protein, whose translation MIHLQNIHKSFGNLEVLKGIDLDIAEHEIVSIVGPSGAGKTTLLQIIGTLYKPDEGCVEIQGTDVLRLSRREISKFRNKHLGFIFQFHQLLPEFTALENVMIPGMIAKRKNKELKEEALKLLEFMGLSDRADHKPSELSGGEAQRVAVARALINHPDVILADEPSGSLDSHNKEELHKLFFQLREAMGQTFVIVTHDENLAKTTDRTIHIVDGKVV comes from the coding sequence ATGATTCATCTTCAAAACATACACAAGAGTTTCGGCAATCTGGAAGTGCTCAAAGGCATAGACCTCGACATTGCCGAGCACGAAATAGTAAGCATCGTAGGACCCAGCGGTGCAGGAAAAACCACCCTCCTGCAAATCATAGGCACACTCTACAAACCAGATGAAGGCTGTGTGGAAATACAAGGCACAGACGTACTGCGACTTTCACGCCGCGAAATATCGAAATTTCGAAACAAACACCTGGGATTTATCTTCCAGTTCCATCAACTGCTACCGGAGTTTACAGCCCTGGAGAACGTGATGATACCAGGCATGATAGCCAAAAGGAAAAACAAGGAACTCAAGGAAGAAGCCTTGAAACTGCTCGAATTCATGGGGCTCAGCGACCGTGCCGACCACAAGCCATCAGAATTGTCGGGCGGCGAAGCACAGCGCGTGGCTGTGGCAAGAGCACTCATAAACCACCCAGACGTTATCCTTGCCGATGAACCCAGCGGTAGCCTCGACTCGCACAACAAAGAAGAACTCCACAAACTCTTCTTCCAACTGCGCGAAGCCATGGGGCAGACTTTCGTCATCGTAACACACGACGAAAACCTTGCAAAGACCACCGACAGGACGATACATATCGTGGACGGGAAAGTGGTGTAA
- the lpxB gene encoding lipid-A-disaccharide synthase — protein sequence MKYFIIAGEASGDLHAANLMQAIKAGDPEAQFHFYGGDLMAKEGGSENLLMHYRQLAYMGILPVVLHLPQILRGMRQCKQQIQQWQPDCVILVDYPGFNLDIAKYVHKHAICPVYYYISPKIWAWKEYRIKNIRRDVDRVLSILPFEVDYFRQRHGYDISYVGNPTVDEVDAFKKSYNESAADFFQRHGLDEKKHLVALLAGSRKQEIKNNLRRMCQAMAPFMDQGFQIALAAAPGVEEEFYNDIIRKFPAGTPVPLMVKNETYSLLSHAKTALVTSGTATLETALFGVPQIVCYRMAFSWLIPLLRKILLKTEYVSLVNLVCQREVVTELIATDMTVENVTQQLKKLLPEDGETRKKMLEDYEDLNRRLGLPGAPEKAAHELRRLLSL from the coding sequence GTGAAGTATTTTATCATAGCCGGAGAAGCCAGTGGCGACCTGCATGCTGCCAACCTCATGCAAGCCATTAAAGCCGGTGATCCTGAGGCTCAGTTCCACTTCTACGGCGGCGACCTTATGGCTAAAGAGGGTGGGAGCGAGAATCTCCTCATGCACTACAGGCAATTGGCATATATGGGTATCTTGCCCGTTGTGCTCCATCTGCCCCAAATATTGCGAGGTATGCGCCAGTGCAAGCAGCAAATTCAGCAGTGGCAGCCTGACTGTGTCATACTCGTGGACTATCCGGGATTCAACCTCGACATAGCCAAATATGTTCATAAACATGCCATTTGTCCCGTGTACTATTATATCTCACCAAAAATATGGGCATGGAAGGAGTATCGCATCAAGAACATCCGTCGCGACGTGGACCGCGTGCTGAGCATACTTCCCTTCGAGGTGGATTATTTCAGGCAGCGGCATGGCTACGACATCAGTTATGTAGGCAACCCTACGGTGGATGAGGTAGATGCTTTCAAGAAATCCTACAACGAATCAGCAGCAGACTTTTTTCAGCGTCACGGACTTGACGAAAAGAAGCATCTTGTAGCACTGCTTGCCGGTAGCAGAAAACAGGAAATAAAGAACAACTTACGGCGCATGTGTCAAGCCATGGCGCCATTTATGGATCAGGGTTTTCAGATTGCACTTGCAGCAGCGCCGGGAGTGGAAGAGGAGTTTTATAACGACATCATCAGAAAATTTCCCGCGGGAACACCAGTTCCATTGATGGTGAAGAACGAAACTTATTCATTGTTGTCTCACGCAAAGACTGCACTGGTTACCAGTGGAACAGCCACTCTCGAGACAGCCCTCTTCGGTGTGCCGCAAATCGTGTGCTATCGCATGGCATTCAGTTGGCTTATCCCTTTGCTGCGAAAGATACTGTTGAAGACAGAATACGTCAGCCTCGTCAATCTCGTCTGTCAGCGAGAAGTTGTAACTGAACTCATCGCTACCGATATGACTGTGGAGAACGTTACGCAGCAACTGAAGAAACTCCTTCCGGAGGATGGTGAGACGCGCAAGAAAATGTTAGAGGACTATGAAGACCTCAACCGTCGGCTGGGCTTGCCCGGAGCACCGGAAAAGGCGGCTCATGAACTCCGGCGATTACTGTCTTTGTAA
- a CDS encoding CvfB family protein gives MIRLGDYNHLRIIRFTDHGAYLDGGNVGEILMPKKYVRQEMRPNDEVDVFVYLDQEERLVATMETPLARVGDFACLEVAWVNAYGAFLNWGLMKDLFVPFREQKREMEQGRSYIVHVHIDEETHRIVGSAKVERYLTPATPSTHHRGQDIEVLVWQKTPLGFKVIVDNAYTGLIYDNQIYDVPHTGDRLTGSVVKVRPDGKLDISLQRIGKGRFEDFAEVLLEELRNAGGELPFSDKSTPEEIAQRFSVSKKTFKKALGTLYKQHKILLKEEKICLNE, from the coding sequence ATGATACGACTCGGCGACTATAACCATCTGAGAATTATTCGATTTACTGATCACGGCGCTTACCTCGACGGCGGCAACGTGGGCGAAATACTGATGCCGAAAAAATATGTACGACAGGAAATGCGACCAAATGACGAAGTGGACGTCTTTGTTTATCTCGATCAGGAAGAACGCCTTGTAGCCACTATGGAAACACCATTGGCAAGAGTAGGCGACTTTGCCTGTCTTGAAGTGGCATGGGTCAATGCCTACGGTGCTTTCCTCAACTGGGGACTCATGAAGGATCTCTTCGTGCCCTTCAGAGAACAAAAACGGGAAATGGAGCAAGGGAGATCATACATCGTACACGTGCACATCGATGAAGAGACCCACCGCATAGTGGGATCCGCTAAGGTGGAACGATATCTCACACCTGCAACTCCTTCCACCCACCACCGAGGGCAGGACATAGAGGTACTCGTATGGCAGAAAACACCATTAGGCTTCAAGGTCATCGTGGACAACGCATACACAGGCCTTATCTATGATAACCAGATTTATGACGTGCCGCATACCGGCGACCGACTGACCGGCAGCGTAGTCAAAGTACGACCCGACGGAAAACTCGACATATCCCTGCAACGCATCGGGAAAGGGCGTTTCGAGGACTTTGCAGAGGTGCTCCTCGAAGAACTCCGGAATGCAGGAGGAGAATTGCCTTTCTCCGACAAGAGCACACCTGAAGAAATAGCACAACGCTTCAGCGTGAGCAAAAAAACATTCAAAAAAGCACTCGGGACACTCTATAAACAGCACAAAATCCTGCTAAAAGAGGAAAAAATCTGCCTAAACGAATAA